A region of Homo sapiens chromosome 17, GRCh38.p14 Primary Assembly DNA encodes the following proteins:
- the NPTX1 gene encoding neuronal pentraxin-1 precursor, whose translation MPAGRAARTCALLALCLLGAGAQDFGPTRFICTSVPVDADMCAASVAAGGAEELRSSVLQLRETVLQQKETILSQKETIRELTAKLGRCESQSTLDPGAGEARAGGGRKQPGSGKNTMGDLSRTPAAETLSQLGQTLQSLKTRLENLEQYSRLNSSSQTNSLKDLLQSKIDELERQVLSRVNTLEEGKGGPRNDTEERVKIETALTSLHQRISELEKGQKDNRPGDKFQLTFPLRTNYMYAKVKKSLPEMYAFTVCMWLKSSATPGVGTPFSYAVPGQANELVLIEWGNNPMEILINDKVAKLPFVINDGKWHHICVTWTTRDGVWEAYQDGTQGGSGENLAPYHPIKPQGVLVLGQEQDTLGGGFDATQAFVGELAHFNIWDRKLTPGEVYNLATCSTKALSGNVIAWAESHIEIYGGATKWTFEACRQIN comes from the exons ATGCCGGCCGGCCGCGCCGCGCGCACCTGTGCGCTGCTcgccctctgcctcctgggcgcCGGGGCCCAGGATTTCGGGCCGACGCGCTTCATCTGCACCTCGGTGCCCGTGGACGCCGACATGTGCGCCGCGTCCGTGGCCGCCGGCGGCGCCGAGGAGCTCCGGAGCAGCGTGCTGCAGCTCCGCGAGACGGTGCTGCAGCAGAAGGAGACCATCCTGAGCCAGAAGGAGACCATCCGCGAGCTGACCGCCAAGCTGGGCCGCTGCGAGAGCCAGAGCACGCTGGACCCCGGAGCCGGCGAGGCCCGGGCGGGCGGCGGCCGCAAGCAGCCCGGCTCGGGCAAGAACACCATGGGCGACCTGTCCCGGACACCGGCCGCCGAGACGCTCAGCCAACTCGGGCAAACTTTGCAATCGCTCAAAACCCGCCTGGAGAACCTCGAG CAGTACAGCCGCCTCAATTCCTCCAGCCAGACCAACAGCCTCAAGGATCTGCTGCAGAGCAAGATCGATGAGCTGGAGAGGCAGGTGCTGTCCCGGGTGAACACCCTGGAGGAGGGCAAGGGGGGCCCCAGGAACGACACCGAGGAGAGGGTCAAGATCGAGACCGCCCTGACCTCCCTGCACCAGCGGATCAGCGAGCTCGAGAAAG GTCAGAAAGACAACCGCCCTGGAGACAAGTTCCAGCTCACATTCCCACTGCGGACCAACTATATGTATGCCAAGGTGAAGAAGAGCCTGCCAGAGATGTACGCCTTCACTGTCTGCATGTGGCTCAAGTCCAGCGCCACGCCAGGTGTGGGCACGCCCTTCTCCTACGCTGTGCCCGGCCAGGCCAACGAGCTGGTCCTCATTGAGTGGGGCAACAACCCCATGGAGATCCTCATCAATGACAAG GTGGCCAAGTTGCCTTTTGTCATCAATGATGGCAAGTGGCACCACATCTGTGTCACCTGGACCACCCGGGACGGGGTCTGGGAGGCCTACCAGGATGGCACGCAGGGTGGCAGTGGCGAGAACTTGGCGCCCTATCACCCCATCAAGCCCCAGGGCGTGCTGGTGCTGGGCCAGGAGCAG GACACTCTGGGTGGTGGGTTTGATGCCACCCAGGCATTTGTGGGTGAGCTGGCCCACTTCAACATCTGGGACCGCAAGCTGACCCCCGGGGAGGTGTACAACCTGGCCACCTGCAGCACCAAGGCTCTGTCCGGCAATGTCATCGCCTGGGCTGAATCCCACATCGAGATCTACGGAGGGGCCACCAAGTGGACCTTCGAGGCCTGTCGCCAGATCAACTGA